In Gossypium arboreum isolate Shixiya-1 chromosome 6, ASM2569848v2, whole genome shotgun sequence, the following are encoded in one genomic region:
- the LOC108483978 gene encoding subtilisin-like protease SBT3 has product MAADITKNLYVYCWVSFCVLFMFIKLAKSDNYIVHMDISAMPKAFSNQHTWYLATLSSVSAKSKAETNPTISFSKLIYTYNHVIQGFSASLTPAELESLKNSPGYVSSVKDRVVKVDTTHSFEFLGLNSGTGAWPVSSFGKDVIVGVIDTGVWPESESFNDNGMSDVPSRWKGECESGTQFNSSLCNKKLIGARFFNKGLIAHNSNITISMNSTRDTEGHGTHTSTTVAGTYVKDASYFGYAPGTARGMAPMARVAMYKALWEEGAYTTDIIAAIDQAITDGVDVLSMSLGLDGVELYEDPIAIATFAAIEKNIFVSTSAGNEGPDVETLHNGTPWVITVAAGTMDRDFGATLLLGNKVSINGLAQYPGNFTSTEFPIVFMDTCSNKTELSKIKQKIIVCQDPGKEDSLNDQFNNIQAAGNIAAVFITNSSSVDVFAQSPFPAIFLVQKDGDTVVDFIKSNTDPKASIVFKKTILGIKPSPRVTSYTSRGPSYSCPLVLKPDIMAPGDSVLAAWPPNVAAARVNQDLVFTNFNLLSGTSMACPHVSGIAALLKAVYPNWSPAAIRSALMTTSDQIDNTGSPIKDIGGNLRPADPLAMGAGHVNPNRALNPGLIYDATVQDYVDLLCGLNFTQQQIKTITKTSSNNCSNPSLDLNYPSFIAFFNDRGAKPNSTTVVEFGRTVTNIGDGSFTYKANVTPINGLKVTVEPDTLVFKTKYEKKSYKLSIEGPKQLHKAVLFGYLTWEDIGKEHVVTSPIVATSYKIEK; this is encoded by the coding sequence ATGGCAGCTGATATTACCAAAAACCTGTATGTTTATTGTTGGGTTTCTTTTTGTGTCTTGTTTATGTTTATCAAACTAGCAAAATCTGACAATTATATTGTCCATATGGACATCTCTGCCATGCCCAAAGCTTTCTCTAACCAGCACACCTGGTATTTGGCCACTCTTTCATCTGTTTCAGCCAAATCCAAAGCTGAAACCAACCCGACCATTTCTTTTTCTAAACTTATCTATACTTATAACCATGTTATTCAAGGTTTTAGTGCTAGTCTCACACCTGCAGAGCTTGAGTCCTTGAAAAATAGTCCGGGGTATGTTTCATCGGTTAAAGATAGAGTTGTAAAGGTCGATACAACACATTCTTTCGAATTCCTCGGCTTGAATTCTGGTACCGGTGCATGGCCAGTGTCGAGCTTCGGCAAAGATGTAATCGTCGGGGTGATTGATACTGGGGTTTGGCCAGAAAGCGAAAGCTTTAATGATAATGGGATGAGTGATGTTCCATCAAGATGGAAAGGGGAATGTGAAAGTGGTACCCAATTCAATTCCTCATTGTGCAATAAAAAGCTTATTGGTGCTCGGTTTTTTAATAAAGGTCTGATTGCTCATAATTCCAACATCACCATCTCAATGAATTCCACACGAGACACAGAAGGGCATGGTACCCATACGTCCACAACTGTTGCTGGAACTTATGTGAAAGATGCATCGTATTTTGGCTATGCACCGGGGACTGCTAGAGGAATGGCACCAATGGCTCGTGTAGCCATGTATAAAGCTCTATGGGAAGAAGGAGCATACACCACTGATATAATTGCAGCCATTGATCAAGCAATTACTGACGGTGTCGACGTTCTTTCAATGTCATTGGGCTTGGATGGAGTCGAGTTATACGAAGACCCTATCGCAATAGCCACATTTGCTGCCATAGAGAAGAACATTTTCGTTTCCACATCTGCAGGCAATGAAGGACCAGATGTAGAGACTCTACACAATGGTACACCTTGGGTTATAACCGTAGCCGCCGGCACCATGGACCGCGACTTCGGCGCAACCTTACTCCTCGGTAACAAAGTGTCAATCAATGGCTTAGCTCAATATCCAGGGAATTTCACATCAACTGAATTCCCAATTGTTTTCATGGACACATGTAGTAACAAAACCGAATTGAGCAAAATCAAGCAGAAGATTATTGTGTGTCAAGATCCAGGCAAGGAAGATTCGCTCAACGATCAATTTAACAACATTCAAGCCGCTGGTAACATTGCCGCTGTCTTCATAACGAATAGCAGCAGTGTCGATGTATTCGCCCAAAGCCCATTTCCAGCCATTTTCTTGGTACAAAAAGATGGTGACACAGTTGTGGATTTCATTAAAAGCAACACTGACCCAAAAGCCAGCATTGTGTTTAAAAAAACAATCCTTGGTATTAAGCCATCACCAAGGGTGACTAGCTATACGTCTCGAGGTCCATCCTATAGTTGTCCATTGGTTTTAAAGCCTGATATTATGGCACCTGGTGACTCAGTCCTCGCTGCATGGCCTCCAAATGTTGCAGCAGCTCGTGTAAATCAAGACCTTGTGTTCACCAATTTCAACTTATTGTCGGGAACATCCATGGCATGTCCCCATGTTTCGGGTATAGCAGCACTTTTAAAAGCTGTTTATCCTAATTGGAGCCCTGCGGCAATTCGATCGGCTTTGATGACAACATCTGATCAAATCGATAACACAGGTAGTCCGATCAAGGATATAGGCGGAAATCTCCGACCGGCTGATCCTTTAGCCATGGGAGCTGGTCATGTTAACCCCAATAGAGCTTTAAATCCCGGACTTATATACGATGCTACGGTTCAAGATTACGTTGATCTCCTTTGTGGTCTAAATTTCACACAACAACAAATTAAAACCATCACGAAAACATCATCAAACAACTGTTCCAACCCTTCTCTTGATCTCAATTACCCTTCTTTCATAGCGTTTTTCAACGACAGGGGTGCGAAACCGAACTCAACGACAGTCGTGGAGTTTGGAAGAACTGTGACTAATATCGGAGATGGAAGCTTTACATACAAAGCAAATGTGACACCTATCAATGGACTTAAGGTAACAGTGGAACCAGACACATTGGTTTTCAAGACAAAATACGAGAAGAAAAGCTACAAGCTGAGCATTGAAGGTCCAAAACAATTGCATAAAGCTGTGTTGTTTGGTTATCTCACATGGGAAGATATTGGAAAGGAACATGTTGTTACGAGTCCAATAGTTGCCACAAGCTACAAAATTGAAAAATGA
- the LOC108486330 gene encoding probable E3 ubiquitin-protein ligase RHG1A, translating to MQGQKGAFGSFSETFFDQGSTSSNATIEQQVCWNNIQNPIENRFPDCLPSHNDINIGYVNSISREEQEPGRWSLEEPSSSGTQNEVNHNERKVDHVWSSSMSASVTAEKNSPFVQNSNSNTVSRSLNLNAAIVAHGNNNCQVMDRSNLYNPSGSERDLISSAAGPEGFRLSSRSSGYVGDDNDNRPGDGRRASCKRKALEGNVGQSSSSGSSSYFHCAESSAGHGVSASSSVGNGMNISASSGQAHPRLGLEVGGSGSDANPGPIVLPAAKGSHRNFRLRISPSSIQEPIAPPVFSTGDMTRRSVISSSQQSSRLPTDHSLDIRSAPVLDNASLQNPNVAVHVPTLPRNVQSFRWNGGSGSRTGNTSSSNISGDRDAVPHEGHQLRSMARNLLDHPMFVRAPELRTLVRNPMNRDVNSGNLSVPGNFASTSRAGSSSGANASSVPTWAPQPNHPSQYPRRLSGLVRRQLMSSLGPESGGPGNHPSLQYRRLMSLLERQDAGFLAVPHSLRNLAAATEGRSRLVVPEIRNVLDLMRRGENLRFEDAVILDQSAFFGAPDIHDRHRDMRLDVDNMSYEELLALEERIGNVNTGLSEEMISNQLKRRKYSSVPETQLETEPCCVCQEEYNDGEDLGTLKCGHDFHADCIKQWLMHKNLCPICKTTGLNK from the exons ATGCAAGGGCAAAAGGGTGCTTTTGGTTCCTTCTCTGAAACCTTCTTTGATCAAGGCTCTACATCGAGTAATGCTACTATAGAGCAGCAGGTGTGCTGGAATAATATTCAAAATCCCATAGAAAATAGATTTCCTGATTGTTTGCCGTCGCATAATGACATAAACATTGGATATGTGAACTCCATTAGTCGAGAGGAGCAAGAGCCAGGCAGATGGAGCTTAGAAGAGCCTAGCTCTAGCGGCACACAGAATGAGGTCAATCATAATGAGAGGAAAGTAGACCATGTATGGTCGTCTTCCATGAGTGCTTCTGTGACTGCTGAAAAGAACTCTCCATTTGTCCAAAATTCCAATTCTAATACAGTATCCCGGAGTCTCAACTTAAATGCAGCCATAGTTGCTCACGGTAATAACAACTGTCAAGTTATGGATCGGTCTAACCTATATAATCCTAGTGGATCTGAAAGGGATCTGATTTCATCAGCTGCTGGTCCTGAAGGTTTTAGACTCTCTTCTAGAAGTAGTGGATATGTTGGGGATGATAATGATAACAGACCTGGTGATGGTCGCCGTGCATCTTGCAAAAGAAAAGCTCTTGAAGGAAACGTTGGGCAGTCCTCTTCGAGTGGAAGTTCTAGCTACTTCCATTGTGCAGAAAGTAGCGCCGGGCATGGTGTTTCTGCTAGTTCTAGTGTAGGAAACGGCATGAATATATCTGCCTCCTCAGGACAGGCACACCCTAGACTTGGTTTAGAGGTGGGAGGATCAGGTTCTGATGCCAACCCTGGACCAATCGTTTTACCAGCTGCAAAGGGCTCCCACAGGAACTTCCGGCTAAGAATAAGTCCATCAAGCATACAGGAACCTATTGCTCCTCCGGTATTTTCTACAGGTGATATGACCAGGCGGTCTGTTATTTCGTCTTCACAGCAATCGTCAAGGCTTCCAACTGATCATTCTTTGGACATAAGGTCAGCACCGGTGCTAGATAATGCAAGTCTTCAAAACCCAAATGTCGCAGTTCATGTTCCGACTTTGCCTAGAAATGTACAGTCATTTAGGTGGAATGGCGGTTCTGGCTCTAGAACTGGCAATACATCAAGTTCTAATATATCTGGGGATAGAGATGCTGTACCACATGAGGGACATCAATTGAGAAGCATGGCTAGGAACCTGTTAGATCATCCTATGTTTGTTCGTGCACCTGAGTTGAGAACTTTGGTTCGGAATCCAatgaatcgagatgtaaatagtGGAAATTTAAGTGTTCCTGGAAATTTTGCTTCTACATCTCGTGCTGGCTCAAGTTCTGGTGCCAATGCATCTTCTGTTCCCACATGGGCTCCTCAGCCGAATCACCCTTCTCAATATCCGCGGAGATTGTCGGGACTTGTTCGTCGACAGTTGATGTCTTCCCTTGGCCCTGAGTCTGGTGGCCCGGGCAATCATCCTTCACTTCAATATCGTAGGTTAATGTCATTGTTGGAGAGACAAGATGCTGGTTTTCTTGCAGTACCCCATTCGTTACGAAATTTAGCTGCTGCCACTGAAGGAAGAAGCAGGCTCGTTGTACCTGAG ATTCGCAATGTCTTGGATCTCATGCGTAGGGGTGAGAACTTGCGTTTTGAG GATGCTGTGATCCTCGATCAATCAGCATTTTTTGGGGCACCTGATATTCATGACCGGCATAGGGATATGCGGCTCGATGTTGATAACATGTCATACGAG GAGTTACTGGCTCTAGAAGAGCGCATTGGTAACGTAAACACGGGGTTGAGTGAAGAAATGATATCAAACCAGTTGAAGCGACGAAAGTACTCTAGTGTACCAGAAACTCAGTTAGAGACAGAACCATGCTGTGTTTGTCAG GAAGAATACAACGACGGTGAAGATCTCGGAACACTCAAATGCGGCCATGACTTTCACGCCGATTGCATTAAACAATGGTTGATGCACAAAAACTTGTGCCCCATTTGTAAAACAACAGGACTGAATAAATGA